The DNA segment AACATTTGTTGTAATTTGATTTTTCTGATTTTCGATATGCCATTCTCTGAAAATTCATTCATGCCTACTCTCCCAGTAATTCGAGTTTTATTTGTTCCCAACTATCTTTCGTCATGGACATCAGTTTTTCTTTTACCCACGCCGGAATTTCTTTCTGAACGGTCGTAGATGGCACATCAAGAGTAAGAACATTTGCAACCTGCCGGGCGGTATCTTCTCCAATGTGCGTGTAATGCGCAGTCATTGCCGGGCTACCATGTCCAACAACGGCCTGAACCACAGCTTGAGGTGTCCCGTGTTCTGCATGAATAGAAACATATGTATGACGCAATGAATGAAAGCCCACTTCAACCGCCGTACGCTTTCTTTGTTTGACTTGGGTTTCGTCATTGGTGGTTTTAATACCGCATTTCAAAAAATGTTGTTGAATTTCGTTGGTAATCTGCGAGCGACGAGTGGGAGAACCTTTTTCATTTCTGTGCAAATAAGTTCCTGCATACGATGGAAGAACAAAACCTTTCCGCTTACTTGCCGGTATTTCGTGCAGTTTTTCACTAAGTGCAGAAGGAATACCGATTAAAACAGGTTTTTGTTTTTTTGCAGTTTTATTCGTGATACGGCGAATCAGTCCGCGATCGAGATCAACCTCGCCCCATTTTAGCGTACAACAATCTCCTAATCGCAAACCTGTAAACGTCCCGATAAAAAGCAATGTTTGTAAATCGCCGGAAGCATTTTCTAAAATTATCTTCAATTCGGCTATGGTCAGTTCTCGCCGCCCATGTGAATTAAGTTTTTTCCGGCGAATACGTTCAAACGGATTTTCCTGCATACGCGCCTGATCTCTCAAAACCTTGAATAAGAGTCGTAAAAAATTCGTATGCTTATTAAACGTATTCGAGCTGAAATTTGCATGTCCCAACGCTACAGCATAGTTTTGAGCTGTCTGTGCCGTTACATCGCGCAAAAACAAAATCCCGGCATTTGTTCCCGACAGCCATTCGGTGAACCGTCGCCAATACGATGCGTAATAATTCAGCATTTCAGGGCTGGAATCAGGGCGTTCCAGGTTTTGAACATAGGCATCCCATGCATCAGAAATGGACAATGGCGGATTCGCCTCATCGACGGCTTGCTCATAGGCTGTTTCTGCATCTGCCAGTTTCGCCTGTACCGCCTTAAGCTGGTCTACCGTGCCTTTTGCGGCAAACGGAGCCATGATCCGGGCACGAGCTAATTCAGCATCTTTGCGAACAGTGATCGGCTCGCCGGCGTTGTTTACTAATCGCTGCTTTATCCGCTTTCCATTGGCTTTATATTCAAGATAAAACACACCGCCCTTGTAATCGGCAGAATGCTCTTTTCCTGAATTATCCCGCTTGTAAAGCCGACCTTGCCCGCGCTGACTACGGTTTTTATTTTGTTTCTTGCGTTGCTTCGTTGTGCTAGCTATCTTCTCCATGCTTTTCCTTTCAAGTGTGTTGTCTTGAGGTGTTTGGTTATGCCCCGAACAATGCACTTAAAAGGGGAGCAAATGCAAGTTAATACAT comes from the Kiritimatiellales bacterium genome and includes:
- a CDS encoding tyrosine-type recombinase/integrase; the encoded protein is MEKIASTTKQRKKQNKNRSQRGQGRLYKRDNSGKEHSADYKGGVFYLEYKANGKRIKQRLVNNAGEPITVRKDAELARARIMAPFAAKGTVDQLKAVQAKLADAETAYEQAVDEANPPLSISDAWDAYVQNLERPDSSPEMLNYYASYWRRFTEWLSGTNAGILFLRDVTAQTAQNYAVALGHANFSSNTFNKHTNFLRLLFKVLRDQARMQENPFERIRRKKLNSHGRRELTIAELKIILENASGDLQTLLFIGTFTGLRLGDCCTLKWGEVDLDRGLIRRITNKTAKKQKPVLIGIPSALSEKLHEIPASKRKGFVLPSYAGTYLHRNEKGSPTRRSQITNEIQQHFLKCGIKTTNDETQVKQRKRTAVEVGFHSLRHTYVSIHAEHGTPQAVVQAVVGHGSPAMTAHYTHIGEDTARQVANVLTLDVPSTTVQKEIPAWVKEKLMSMTKDSWEQIKLELLGE